In one window of Hevea brasiliensis isolate MT/VB/25A 57/8 chromosome 10, ASM3005281v1, whole genome shotgun sequence DNA:
- the LOC110640109 gene encoding uncharacterized protein LOC110640109 has protein sequence MGFIMEFAENLVLRLMEDPKERDRKFREHVYAVKDRCNKTKEMWSYPLRPYGFWTFERHNAQLAWDAQISQVPGRRDPYDDLLQESYGSPK, from the coding sequence ATGGGATTTATCATGGAATTCGCCGAGAATTTGGTTCTGAGGTTGATGGAGGATCCGAAGGAGAGGGATCGCAAATTCAGGGAGCACGTATATGCTGTGAAGGATCGATGCAACAAGACCAAAGAGATGTGGAGTTATCCACTTCGCCCTTATGGGTTCTGGACATTTGAGCGCCACAATGCCCAGCTCGCTTGGGATGCTCAGATTAGCCAGGTGCCCGGCCGTAGGGACCCGTACGATGACCTCCTCCAAGAAAGCTATGGCTCCCCCAAGTGA
- the LOC110640105 gene encoding F-box protein At1g67340 — MRRKRGFCYPTAEDCVDKRLVKRRNGGNFTTATATVPGEQMLSRKKPRLSPESAGETDLFDFLPDDLVMSILCKLSSSASCPSDFINVLLTCKRLNGLGLHSLVLSKASQKTFAMKAKNWSDSAHRFLKHCADAGNVEAWYTLGMIRFYCLQNRGSGASLMAKAAISSHAPSLYSLAVIQFNGSGGSKNDKDLRAGVALCARAAFLGHIDALRELGHCLQDGYGVRQNVAEGRRFLVQANARELAAVLSNPNSGLNTRAWLPWNPHAHPNHRHASGPGCPLLSDFGCNVPAPEAHPASQFMAEWFASRGGIPGPGLRLCSHVGCGRPETRKHEFRRCSVCGAVNYCSRACQALDWKLRHKEECTPVERWVDEDGAVGVVEAGGDGNQNVVADS, encoded by the exons ATGAGAAGAAAGAGAGGGTTTTGTTATCCTACGGCAGAAGATTGCGTAGATAAGAGGTTAGTAAAGAGAAGAAACGGAGGAAATTTCACCACCGCCACCGCAACTGTCCCCGGAGAACAAATGCTTTCCCGGAAAAAGCCGAGGTTATCGCCGGAGAGTGCCGGAGAGACTGACTTGTTTGATTTTTTACCCGAtgatcttgtcatgtctattctCTGCAAGCTTAGTTCCTCCGCCTCTTGTCCTTCCGATTTCATTAACGTTTTGTTAAC ATGCAAGAGATTGAATGGGTTAGGCCTTCATTCTCTGGTACTATCTAAAGCTTCTCAAAAAACGTTCGCTATGAAGGCCAAGAACTGGTCCGATTCTGCTCACCGATTTTTGAAACATTGTGCCGATGCCGGAAATGTTGAAGCTTGGTACACTCTTGGCatg ATTCGGTTTTACTGTTTACAAAACCGAGGGAGCGGAGCTTCTCTAATGGCCAAGGCGGCGATTAGCTCGCACGCGCCATCACTCTATTCTCTTGCGGTTATACAGTTCAATGGTAGCGGCGGCTCCAAGAACGACAAGGACCTGCGAGCAGGAGTGGCCCTATGTGCGAGAGCTGCTTTTCTAGGCCATATCGACGCCCTTCGTGAACTCGGCCACTGCCTTCAGGACGGTTACGGCGTCCGGCAAAACGTCGCCGAGGGACGCCGATTCCTCGTTCAAGCCAACGCTCGGGAGTTGGCCGCTGTGCTGTCTAACCCTAATTCTGGTCTTAATACACGCGCATGGCTTCCATGGAACCCACACGCTCACCCCAACCATCGGCATGCAAGTGGTCCGGGATGTCCTTTGTTGAGCGATTTCGGGTGTAATGTTCCGGCTCCGGAGGCACACCCAGCTAGTCAGTTCATGGCCGAGTGGTTCGCGTCCCGTGGCGGTATACCCGGTCCGGGGCTCCGTTTATGCTCTCACGTCGGCTGCGGAAGACCAGAGACTAGAAAACATGAGTTCCGAAGATGTTCCGTTTGTGGGGCTGTGAATTACTGCTCACGCGCATGCCAAGCGCTTGATTGGAAGCTAAGGCATAAGGAGGAGTGCACCCCCGTGGAGCGGTGGGTAGACGAAGACGGTGCGGTTGGCGTTGTTGAGGCTGGTGGTGATGGAAACCAAAACGTCGTCGCTGATAGCTAA
- the LOC110640108 gene encoding REF/SRPP-like protein At1g67360 gives MEMEKKNPELKHLVFVRIAAIQVLVYVSNLYDYAKQNSGPLRSTVGTVESAVTTVVSPVYRKFKDLPDDLLVFLDNKVDEGTRKFDKHAPPVAKQAVSQAQSFLQIASQKLQELVHEASAGGPRAAVRYATTELKHLALTQSVKVWIKLNQFPVVHTVADMVAPTAAHLSEKYNHTVKGMAQNGYKVFNYVPLVSLDDIARAFKQGETEKKENATAHDSSDSD, from the exons ATGGAGATGGAGAAGAAGAACCCAGAATTGAAGCACTTAGTGTTCGTGAGGATCGCAGCTATCCAGGTTCTGGTGTACGTTTCGAATCTATACGATTACGCGAAGCAGAACTCGGGGCCACTGAGATCTACGGTTGGGACGGTCGAGAGTGCTGTAACTACCGTTGTGAGCCCAGTCTACCGGAAATTCAAGGACTTGCCCGATGATCTTCTTGTATTTCTTGATAATAAG GTAGACGAAGGTACAAGAAAGTTTGATAAGCATGCTCCACCTGTTGCTAAGCAGGCTGTGAGTCAAGCCCAGAGCTTTTTACAGATAGCATCACAGAAGCTCCAAGAACTTGTGCATGAAGCTAGCGCTGGAGGGCCGCGTGCTGCTGTGCGTTATGCAACCACAGAGTTGAAGCACTTGGCGCTCACCCAATCTGTAAAGGTGTGGATTAAACTCAACCAGTTCCCTGTGGTTCACACAGTTGCAGATATGGTCGCTCCCACAGCTGCACACTTGTCGGAGAAGTACAACCATACCGTTAAGGGCATGGCCCAGAATGGTTataaagtctttaattatgtgccCTTGGTTTCACTTGATGATATAGCCAGGGCATTTAAGCAAGGTGAAACAGAGAAGAAAGAAAATGCAACTGCACATGATTCATCAGATTCGGATTAG